The DNA segment TTTATCATACCCATCTGAGAAGACAGAAATCCTAAAAATAGACATATATTTCAAAAATTGTAGTCTAAAGCAAGTGATTATATGGGCAAATTGTTCTACATCCTTTCATAAGCTCCTATATTCTTAAGCAAAGTAccataatacatatttataatatgtattaaactcaggaaattaaaatatgtgaTGTTTCTTCTGTTTGAGTACAATAAATGTACAAGTAGGCTTTAGAAATAACCTAATTACATGAatcaaattaaataatataacTTGATGGGAATGCTTTGACTATTTTGGCAGATTCTCCCAGCTAGTGCTTCCTCAGCCACTCCCTTTGGATTTTGTCAATGAGTAGAGATGATAGGCATTTTTCtccataacatttttaaatttactattttattttatgtgtatgggtgttttggctgtATATGTGTCTATGAATCATGTGAGTGCCTGatgaccatggaggccagaagagtatgtcaaatcccctggaactggagttaaagacagttgtgagctaccatgtgggtgataGAAATCAAGTTctagtcctctagaagagcagtcagtgctcttaactactgagccatctctgcatcccTGGCCCAGAACATTGTACCATCCCCATTTTCCCATTCCCATGTAGCTTAGGAAATACAAAACaagattgtgttttcttttcacaaaagTGACTGATGGCCcctgcttgaaaaaaaaacagcaataatggaaacaaagaaatgaaaaaatgaaatattttacaagATATTTTTCTGCTGTTGtcaattatatttataatctcTATTGATTATAATAAAATCATCTTATTCCTGAAAATTCTTTTAAACTACTAGCACTTGCAATGAATTTGCCATGtcaaaaaaaaacactttattgcctattattttgttttgctttatggtTACTCTGTAACTCAGATGTCTTATTTTGCAGAAGAGGAATTGTGTTTTAGTTGTTGAGACTTGGAGTGGGAGAGTTAGCTGTGGTGGAAAATAGAACTCAATCATCTCCTAAGGGTTCTTTCCATGCTGGATCAAGGGAAAACACCTGAAACTTTATGACCATTCATTTCTAGGAAGGGCCATCTTAACATTTTAGCCAATTGAAAATTTATCATTATTGTTATAGAATGGCATTTATATTTACTGAAGGACTGTCAGTAATCAGGAACACTAGCATACACTGAGTTCATTGGAGTGAAGGAGTTTGGGCACGAACTttattctttacttctttcttgtGTTTTAGATCCATCACTCGCGCCTACTACAGGAATTCAGTAGGTGGTCTTCTCTTATTTGACATTACCAACCGCAGGTCCTTCCAGAATGTCCATGAGTGGTTAGAAGAGACCAAAGTACACGTTCAGCCCTACCAAATTGTATTTGTTCTGGTGGGTCACAAGTGTGACCTGGATACACAGAGGCAAGTGACTCGCCACGAGGCCGAGAAACTGGCTGCTGCATACGGCATGAAGTACATTGAGACGTCAGCCCGAGATGCCATTAATGTGGAGAAAGCCTTCACAGACCTGACAAGAGACATATATGAGCTGGTTAAAAGGGGGGAGATTACAATCCAGGAGGGTTGGGAAGGGGTGAAGAGTGGATTTGTACCAAATGTGGTTCACTCTTCAGAAGAGGTTATCAAATCAGAGAGGAGATGTTTGTGCTAGTCAACCCTTCCATTTTCAAAACATACTCTCCCACTTGAACTTAAAAGTTATCGAAATAAGTAGAATCCTTATGTGACTGAAGAGAACTCAACCTTTGGATAACAAATGAGTGAGCCTTCTTCCTAGGGGTGGAGCTCTGACAGGCTCTTGTGTGGGTAGATAAGGAGCCTGGGTGCTGTGATTAAGGGACTAAATTGCTAACATGGGCTAGATCAGACATTGTTTTGTGGCCCAGGCTCAGCAATGATTGCTTTGTGTGCCCTTTGTGGACCACATATTAAGGGTGTGGGGTTTTGGAGGTTAGGTTCCAGGAAAACATACCTACAGAGAAAAAACTGTTCCTTGATATTTCAACTTTTCAGAGGTGGTGACCATAAAGAACATGTAGAAGGAAATCAAGTATCAAATTGGGGACAATTAAGATAACTGAAAAAAGAGTATGGTATCAATTTATTCAATGATAATACCATGCCAGATGTGTTCTGAGTTTGGTACAAACACACTAATTCACTTCTAACAGTTCAACTGTAAAATGAAAGGCCCATATGAATCAGCTATTTGGTAAGGCCCTTTCAAGGTCGAGCATTCTAGTAAAAATGCTGTGAATATTAAAAGGGAAGTCATTCACACCTTGTTATTAATCACATTTGAGAAAGTGTACACTCTCATGATAGAGTTACCAACTGTGTGAAAGAAACTGTCCCATGTAAAATGACCAtgtgaggagaagaaagaaacattgtAACTCAAAGGCCATGTTCTTTGTCCTCTAACTATACCTGGCTTTCACTGCATCAGCGAACCACAATCTGGAAGTAAGCATACTGCCTGCTTCTTTAGGTACCTGATGGTGACAACATAGAGATTGTCTACAGAAAACCCTTAATCAAGCCCTTGATCATTGGTTCTGTGCTGAATATTTGTTCAACATGTGGCCCTGAAACCCTTAAAAATTGTGCATATTAATTTACTTTACCTATTTGATCACCATAATAGGCCTGTGAGATTTTTTACCCCATTTTACAGAATAAGAAAGCAAGAACCAAGTCTACCTGATTCCTAACTTTTTTCACTGGATCATAATGTTGtcacatgaataaataatttgTAACTTTGGAAGTCATGTGATTATAAATTAATGTTCTCTACATGATAGGATATGTTTTCCTTGTTGTTTTACAGCTCAGCTATAACCCTGCAGGAATCTAGGAATGAATCAAAGGTAAAGCCCATTCAGTTATTATTGACAGGAGGGCATTAAATAAGGGATTAACTACACAACTGAAAAAACATTAAAACTGTGTGGGTTTCTAAGTGTTTGTCTCACAAACACTATGAACATTTTATTGAAAGGAACCAAATACAACAATAGGGAGTGGGATAGGGATAAAGTACTCACACCACAATGACCTTGGCTACCTGTCTGCTATGTACCTACACTTGGCTCCTGTCTACCCAAGAGAGTCAGCTTTTAATTCTCAGGTGAACAGACAGCTAACCACATCAGCAAATTAGAATGGCTGACATGAAAATTTCATTATCTTCTTGAAAAGAAGTGATGCTTTAAATTACTTTTTGGATTGTAGCCAGTTCAGCTAGGCAAAAGCCATACTTTTCACAGTAAGAAAACTATTCCGATTAGAGTCAAATTTCTCATATCCATTGTGGTAGAAAGATTGGCAAATTGTTTTTGCAATATCCTGTTCAAGTTCAGTATGAATATGCTTGAATCAGAAAATCTGGGAATTTGTTTCAgctaaaataaa comes from the Peromyscus maniculatus bairdii isolate BWxNUB_F1_BW_parent chromosome X, HU_Pman_BW_mat_3.1, whole genome shotgun sequence genome and includes:
- the Rab39b gene encoding ras-related protein Rab-39B; this translates as MEAIWLYQFRLIVIGDSTVGKSCLIRRFTEGRFAQVSDPTVGVDFFSRLVEIEPGKRIKLQIWDTAGQERFRSITRAYYRNSVGGLLLFDITNRRSFQNVHEWLEETKVHVQPYQIVFVLVGHKCDLDTQRQVTRHEAEKLAAAYGMKYIETSARDAINVEKAFTDLTRDIYELVKRGEITIQEGWEGVKSGFVPNVVHSSEEVIKSERRCLC